In Metarhizium brunneum chromosome 3, complete sequence, a genomic segment contains:
- a CDS encoding mitochondrial 37S ribosomal protein mS38, protein MFPSSVRRVVSSAPQTGLASSLASTARAAATTVPVFVRGHQRRYSSSKPSKSDNGSSDISTGQSVAASGTSRNEGKTNTEKRKRKSKVASEKGASFKKLPSVPSTHHISQEALGLSSFFSLHRPISITQTMPRAVTDEHFASIFTPRTKANRTSDTMSTISNTIDQLEGPVAQLTIGGHEDQGMGNGLHKLEVRNPDGSESSVYLQVDTMSGDFLPFCPPPLPQAESAAEGEGLTAEAEAVEEEPHHRVYKAMFTIEESTEPDGQIRIVAHSPRIVNDAQPRTFLARMAQRQLRADGVRGRRDMYAISVKRQRKLKMKKKKYKKLMKRTRNLRRKLDRT, encoded by the exons ATGTTTCCCTCATCGGTCCGGCGCGTCGTCTCCTCCGCTCCTCAGACGGGgctggcctcgtcgctggCTTCAACTGCTCGAGCTGCCGCCACCACGGTTCCGGTCTTTGTTCGCGGCCATCAACGCCGCTACTCGTCCTCCAAACCCTCGAAATCCGATAATGGCTCGAGCGATATCTCTACTGGCCAGTCTGTTGCGGCCTCTGGCACCTCACGAAACGAAGGCAAGACGAACACCGAGAAAAGGAAACGAAAGAGCAAGGTTGCCTCCGAAAAGGGTGCCTCGTTCAAAAAACTCCCAAGTGTCCCTAGCACTCACCACATCTCCCAAGAAG CTCTTGGCTTATCGAGCTTCTTTTCGCTACATCGCCCCATTTCTATTACTCAGACCATGCCGCGAGCCGTAACCGACGAGCATTTTGCCTCCATTTTCACCCCCCGAACAAAGGCAAACAGAACGTCTGACACCATGTCCACGATATCTAATACTATCGACCAGTTAGAGGGTCCCGTGGCGCAGTTGACGATTGGTGGTCATGAGGACCAAGGAATGGGCAATGGCCTTCACAAGCTTGAAGTCCGAAACCCAGATGGCAGCGAGTCGAGCGTGTACCTCCAGGTTGATACCATGTCTGGCGACTTCTTGCCGTTCTGCCCCCCACCTCTGCCCCAGGCTGAGTCTGCTGCTGAGGGAGAGGGCCTTaccgccgaagccgaagctgTGGAAGAAGAACCGCATCACCGCGTCTACAAGGCCATGTTCACTATTGAGGAGTCTACTGAACCCGACGGTCAGATTCGAATTGTCGCGCACAGCCCTCGCATTGTCAATGATGCGCAACCGCGCACCTTTTTGGCACGCATGGCCCAGCGACAACTCCGAGCCGACGGAGTCCGGGGGCGTCGTGATATGTACGCCATAAGTGTCAAGAGGCAACGAAAgctcaagatgaagaagaagaagtataAGAAGCTCATGAAGCGCACTCGAAATCTCCGCCGAAAGTTGGATAGGACGTAG
- the KRE33 gene encoding RNA cytidine acetyltransferase — translation MEAKQERKQLDSRIKALISNGMQEKKRSFFVVVGDRSKDTIVYLHHIMTNANIKHNKSVLWAYKNKLLGFTSHRKKREQKIKKEIKRGIREVNDSDPFELFVSLHNIRYTYYKETDKILGQTFGMCILQDFEALTPNILAKTIETVEGGGLVIMLLKGMNSLRQLYNLSMDVHSRYRTEAHDDVVARFNERFLLSLGRCESCLVIDDEMNVLPISGGKDVTALPPPDLDDTKTEQQIELEHIKDENEEKQPVGSLIKLARTVDQAKALLTFTEAIAEKTLRSTVTLTAARGRGKSAAMGVAVAAAVAYGYSNIFITSPSPENLKTLFEFVFKGFDALGYADHADYSIIQSTNPDFNKAIVRVNIHRQHRQTIQYIRPQDAHVLGQAELVVIDEAAAIPLPLVKKLMGPYLVFMASTINGYEGTGRSLSLKLIKQLRDQSRLGAATNGETEIADRSTGKASKTEDFQTTRKLREITLAEPIRYAKGDSVEKWLNKLLCLDATLPKMKSNIQGYPDPNLCELLVVNRDTLFSFHPVSEAFLQQMVALYVASHYKNSPDDLQLMSDAPAHELFVLVPPNVESTGKLPEPLCVIQVALEGKISRQSVLNSLSRGQRPHGDLIPWLVSQQFQDEDFASLSGARVVRIATNPEYVSKGYGTKALELLVDYYEGRFASISEDDDQIMDEKIHRATDAELAKSSLQSEVIAVRDQSQMPPLFAKLREKRPEALDYIGVSYGLTKALHKFWKRSSFSPVYLRQTANDLTGEHTCVMLRPLENSNDRSWLGAFSRDFHKRFLSLLSYNFRTFDTQIALSLDESANMGAKLDSIEAEALVKADLDRQFSPFDLKRLESYANSMLDYHVILDMMPIIATLYFTGRLKKSISLSSVQQCILLGIGLQHKNTETLAQELNNMPSSQLLAMFIKILRKVTSHFGTLVSSSAEAELPRASNLGVTRENASSAHDDEIVDDRFVPLTTSLDDELEEGGDEALKALRQKQRELIDSLPLDQYAIEGDAPAWADAEKQVRNASKDGKTNPVVSVKSKQKRKAGQTAAEVYEEVLGEKASKKAKKGKKSH, via the exons ATGGAGGCTAAGCAGGAGCGCAAGCAATT GGATTCGCGCATCAAGGCGCTGATTAGCAATGGCATgcaggaaaagaagagaagttTCTTCGTTGTGGTTGGCGATCGCTCGAAAGACACGATTGTCTATCTGCACCATATCATGACGAATGCCAATATTAAACATAACAAGTCTGTTCTGTGGGCTTATAAGAACAAGCTTCTTGGGTTTACTAG CCACCGAAAGAAGCGCGAGCAGAAAATAAAGAAGGAAATCAAGCGAGGTATTCGAGAAGTCAATGACAGCGACCCATTCGAACTCTTCGTTTCGCTCCACAATATCAGATACACCTACTATAAAGAGACGGACAAGATCCTTGGTCAAACTTTTGGTATGTGTATTTTGCAGGACTTTGAGGCTTTGACAccaaatattctggccaagacgattGAGACAGTCGAGGGCGGCGGTCTGGTGATTATGCTGCTTAAGGGAATGAACAGTTTGCGACAACTGTACAACTTGTCCATGGACGTCCACTCCAGATATCGAACGGAGGCCCACGACGACGTGGTTGCTCGATTCAACGAACGATTTTTGCTCTCGCTCGGGCGTTGCGAATCTTGTTTGGTTATAGATGACGAAATGAACGTTTTGCCCATTtctggcggcaaggacgtTACGGCTCTGCCTCCCCCAGACTTGGATGACACCAAGACTGAGCAGCAGATTGAGCTGGAACATATCAAGGATGAGAATGAGGAGAAGCAGCCCGTGGGCAGTTTGATCAAGCTTGCCAGGACTGttgaccaggccaaggcATTGCTGACCTTTAccgaggccattgccgagaAGACGCTACGAAGTACCGTCACCCTAACTGCGGCAAGAGGTCGTGGAAAGTCAGCGGCAATGGGTGTAGCTGTGGCTGCCGCTGTTGCCTACGGCTACAGTAATATTTTCATCACGTCTCCTTCGCCAGAGAACCTGAAGACCTTGTTCGAATTTGTCTTCAAGGGTTTCGATGCCTTGGGCTATGCGGACCACGCAGACTACTCGATCATCCAATCCACAAACCCTGATTTCAACAAGGCCATCGTTCGTGTCAACATCCACAGACAACACCGACAGACTATTCAGTACATTCGGCCCCAGGATGCTCACGTTCTCGGACAGGCTGAGCTGGTAGTTATTGACGAAGCGGCTGCGATTCCCTTGCCCCTGGTGAAGAAGCTCATGGGACCCTATTTGGTGTTTATGGCATCTACTATTAATGGTTACGAAGGCACTGGTCGATCTTTGTCGCTGAAGCTCATCAAGCAATTAAGAGATCAGTCTCGGCTTGGAGCTGCGACGAATGGGGAGACTGAGATTGCAGACCGCTCTACTGGCAAGGCTTCCAAGACTGAGGACTTCCAGACCACTAGAAAACTTCGCGAGATTACTCTTGCTGAGCCTATCAGATATGCCAAGGGCGATTCTGTCGAAAAATGGCTGAATAAGCTGCTATGCCTCGACGCCACGCTACCCAAGATGAAATCCAATATCCAGGGCTACCCTGATCCCAATCTGTGTGAGCTTCTGGTTGTCAACAGAGACACTCTCTTCTCCTTTCACCCAGTCTCAGAGGCATTCTTGCAACAAATGGTTGCTCTCTATGTTGCCAGTCACTACAAAAACTCACCTGATGATTTACAACTGATGAGTGACGCTCCGGCACACGAGCTTTTTGTCTTGGTGCCCCCTAATGTCGAATCCACTGGAAAGTTGCCTGAACCATTGTGTGTGATTCAGGTAGCGTTAGAAGGCAAGATTAGTAGACAGAGTGTGCTGAACAGCTTGAGCCGAGGCCAACGTCCTCATGGTGATTTGATTCCCTGGCTCGTTAGCCAACAGTTCCAGGACGAGGATTTCGCGTCTCTCTCTGGAGCCCGCGTCGTTCGTATTGCGACGAACCCCGAGTACGTCTCCAAGGGCTACGGTACAAAGGCATTGGAGCTCCTCGTAGACTACTATGAGGGACGCTTTGCCAGCATCTCGGAGGACGACGACCAAATCATGGATGAGAAGATCCATAGGGCTACCGATGCggaactggccaagagcTCTCTGCAATCCGAGGTAATTGCTGTCCGGGATCAGTCACAGATGCCTCCCTTGTTCGCCAAGCTCCGTGAGAAGCGGCCTGAAGCCCTTGACTACATCGGTGTCAGCTACGGCTTGACAAAAGCCCTCCACAAGTTCTGGAAGCGATCTTCGTTTTCTCCCGTGTATCTGCGACAGACTGCGAACGACCTCACTGGCGAGCACACTTGCGTGATGTTGCGACCTCTTGAGAACAGCAATGATCGAAGCTGGCTTGGAGCTTTCTCAAGAGATTTCCACAAAAGATTCCTATCACTGCTCTCGTATAACTTCCGCACCTTTGATACCCAGATTGCGCTCAGCTTGGACGAGTCCGCCAATATGGGGGCCAAGTTGGACTCTATCGAAGCCGAAGCCTTGGTCAAGGCTGATCTGGACAGACAGTTCTCGCCATTCGATCTGAAGCGTCTGGAGTCTTACGCGAACAGCATGCTTGACTACCACGTCATTCtggacatgatgcccatAATCGCCACACTGTACTTCACTGGGAGGTTGAAAAAGAGCATCAGCTTATCCAGTGTCCAGCAGTGCATTTTGCTGGGCATAGGCCTGCAGCATAAGAATACCGAGACACTTGCTCAGGAGCTAAACAACATGCCTTCTTCACAGCTTTTGGCCATGTTTATCAAAATCCTCCGCAAGGTGACGTCGCATTTCGGTACCTTGGTCTCAAGCtcggccgaggccgagctgcCCAGGGCCAGTAATCTGGGCGTCACTAGAGAAAATGCCAGCAGCGcccacgacgacgagattGTTGATGACCGCTTCGTACCTTTGACCACGTCGCTTGATGATGAATTGGAGGAAGGCGGTGATGAGGCACTAAAAGCTTTGAGGCAAAAGCAGAGAGAGCTGATCGACTCTCTGCCGCTCGACCA GTACGCAATTGAGGGTGACGCACCCGCATGGGCAGATGCCGAAAAGCAAGTCAGGAACGCgagcaaagacggcaaaACCAATCCCGTCGTGAGCGTCAAGTCAAAGCAGAAGCGCAAGGCAGGCCAGACGGCGGCCGAAGTGTACGAGGAGGTCCTGGGCGAAAAGGCGAGCAAAAAAgccaagaagggcaagaagtCCCATTAG
- the CTB3 gene encoding Dual O-methyltransferase/FAD-dependent monooxygenase CTB3 codes for MAKPILISGGGLASLLLGRSLLRSNIPFQIFERDSSLSFRAQGYRLRLSSEGLDAIESVLTPEAFQKFWDACGKTGGGGFAELDPKTGEVVPADGTAHTRPAANEAADKAEQKIKETLHSRDGKVVGIARGDMRRLFLEGCEPYIKWSHAVTGYELTGSGVRAVFADGTKSDEGAMLIGGEGIHSKVAKQLSGGRLKVYDTGARGIHGQAPTTAFKQLGEGVWRVVDKTRPGGRVFVITNVRAGDMDDPDVSFGWTMGAQPGVIAAPNDDYSLIGEPAARIARELTRDWHPRLRPLFDQMQDSEAAFWKITCSTPSGVPEWRNEPRVTVIGDAVHSMTPAGGIGANTAVRDSALLGRLLGEAGGYREGLTDEYEREMRVYGSEAVATSYGLATAQFGVTIDENSKTL; via the coding sequence atggccaagccgaTCCTCATCTCAGGCGGCGGACTGGCGTCGCTGCTCCTCGGGCGCTCCCTCCTCCGGTCCAACATCCCCTTCCAAATCTTTGAGCGCGACAGCTCCCTGTCGTTCCGCGCCCAGGGCTACCGGCTGCGGCTGTCAAGCGAGGGCCTGGACGCGATCGAATCCGTGCTGACGCCCGAGGCCTTCCAGAAGTTCTGGGACGCCTGCGGGAagacgggcggcggcggcttcgcgGAGCTGGACCCCAAGACGGGTGAGGTTGTGCCCGCCGACGGCACGGCACACACGCGGCCTGCCGCCAACGAggccgccgacaaggccgagcAGAAGATCAAGGAGACGCTGCACTCGCGCGACGGCAAGGTCGTGGGCATTGCGCGCGGCGACATGCGGCGGCTGTTCCTCGAGGGCTGCGAGCCCTACATCAAGTGGTCGCACGCCGTGACGGGGTACGAGCTCACCGGCTCCGGGGTGAGGGCCGTCTTCGCCGACGGCACCAAGTCGGACGAGGGCGCCATGCTcatcggcggcgagggcatCCACTCCAAGGTCGCGAAGCAGCTGTCGGGCGGCAGGCTCAAGGTGTACGACACGGGGGCGCGCGGCATCCACGGCCaggcgccgacgacggccttCAAGCAGCTCGGCGAGGGCGTGTGGCGCGTCGTCGACAAGACCCGGCCCGGCGGGcgcgtcttcgtcatcaccaACGTGCGCGccggcgacatggacgacccGGACGTGAGCTTTGGCTGGACCATGGGCGCGCAGCCGGGCGTCATCGCCGCCCCCAACGACGACTACTCGCTCATCGGCGAGCCCGCCGCCCGCATCGCCCGCGAGCTCACGCGCGACTGGCACCCCCGGCTGAGGCCGCTGTTTGACCAGATGCAGGATTCCGAGGCCGCCTTTTGGAAAATCACATGCTCCACGCCCTCTGGCGTGCCCGAGTGGAGGAACGAGCCGCGCGTGACGGTGATAGGCGACGCCGTCCACTCCATGACGCCGGCCGGGGGCATTGGTGCCAATACCGCCGTCAGGGACTCGGCGCTGCTGGGGAGGCTGCTCGGCGAGGCTGGCGGGTATAGGGAGGGCTTGACGGACGAGTATGAGCGCGAGATGAGGGTATACGGGAGTGAGGCCGTGGCAACGAGTTATGGCTTGGCGACGGCCCAGTTTGGCGTCACGATTGATGAGAATTCAAAGACCTTGTAA
- the HET-E1_7 gene encoding Vegetative incompatibility protein HET-E-1 encodes MKLINVESGLLEEFVGAIPHYAILSHTWGEDEVIFQDFVHSSQEARRQKKGFAKILKTCELAKRSGLKYAWVDTCCIDKSSSAELSEAINSMFRWYRGATVCYAWLTDLLPDSSLEPDTEALRGCRWFKRGWTLQELIAPRAVEFYDANWNFRGSKSGLKYLLTDITKVPGNVLESPESLYTLSVARRMSWVSERRTTRIEDMAYCLLGIFDVSMPLLYGEGDRAFLRLQEEISNSTNDLSIFAWRKSLPEQIYYGVYATSPADFRESGTVELVSSTMFMPEFLRSNKGLRIHTSIFHGSQQAYLLKLQCVETSGNESKQIGIWIKPHGGGLYSRIRAGEFGAESAEDTSSVQLLFLFRHISPSRSRELQGSHSNALMIRKGINTKTRTTDGSFPFEVTMWLPQDEWDSQRSMFMNDGAAEFAAYGYFNWRQDVEPTDDMHKGHSFMLILGKMADESEPWISLASLEDTTKNLTVHMGDATKMVAASRKFEQERMLVLRDIWRNACKAVYVSLEKTRVDGEEVYCIDLTYDNAPEEAKKDNTHVPKETKLAARQARTT; translated from the coding sequence ATGAAGCTCATCAATGTCGAATCAGGTCTCCTGGAGGAATTCGTTGGTGCGATACCGCATTACGCCATACTTTCGCACACGTGGGGAGAAGATGAGGTCATATTCCAGGACTTTGTGCATTCGAGTCAAGAGGCAAGGCGTCAAAAGAAGGGGTTTGCGAAAATCCTCAAAACCTGTGAACTGGCCAAAAGATCGGGTCTGAAATATGCTTGGGTCGACACTTGTTGCATAGACAAGTCTAGCAGCGCGGAGCTAAGCGAAGCTATCAACTCCATGTTTCGTTGGTATCGCGGAGCCACTGTTTGCTATGCTTGGCTTACCGACTTACTCCCCGACAGCTCATTAGAGCCTGATACTGAGGCGTTGAGGGGCTGCCGGTGGTTTAAACGTGGATGGACTCTACAGGAGCTGATTGCGCCTCGAGCAGTAGAGTTTTACGATGCAAATTGGAACTTTCGTGGCTCGAAATCTGGTTTGAAATATCTTTTAACAGATATCACAAAGGTACCCGGCAATGTGCTCGAATCGCCCGAATCACTCTACACATTGTCGGTAGCGCGTCGGATGTCTTGGGTGTCTGAGCGCAGAACAACTCGGATTGAAGACATGGCCTACTGCTTACTGGGAATTTTCGACGTCAGCATGCCACTGCTGTATGGAGAAGGCGACCGTGCATTTTTAAGACTACAGGAAGAAATCTCAAACTCCACCAATGACCTTAGCATTTTTGCATGGAGAAAGTCGCTTCCCGAACAGATTTATTATGGCGTGTATGCCACCAGCCCAGCCGATTTCCGTGAGTCAGGAACGGTCGAATTAGTTAGTAGCACCATGTTTATGCCCGAGTTTTTGAGAAGCAATAAGGGTCTCCGAATCCATACCAGCATTTTCCATGGATCTCAGCAGGCCTACCTTCTCAAGTTGCAGTGTGTTGAGACGAGTGGCAATGAAAGCAAGCAAATCGGCATATGGATCAAACCTCACGGTGGTGGGCTTTACAGTCGTATACGAGCAGGCGAGTTTGGGGCCGAATCAGCAGAGGACACCTCGAGCGTGCAGTTACTCTTTCTATTCAGACACATCAGCCCTTCTCGGTCACGCGAACTCCAAGGAAGCCACAGCAACGCACTGATGATTCGCAAGGGAATCAACACCAAAACGCGGACCACCGACGGGAGTTTCCCCTTTGAGGTGACGATGTGGCTGCCTCAAGACGAATGGGATTCGCAGCGGAGCATGTTTATGAATGACGGAGCGGCCGAATTCGCCGCCTACGGCTACTTCAATTGGCGACAAGACGTTGAGCCTACCGATGACATGCACAAGGGACACAGCTTCATGCTCATTCTGGGGAAAATGGCAGACGAGTCGGAACCATGGATAAGCCTGGCGTCATTAGAAGACACTACCAAGAACCTGACGGTGCACATGGGAGATGCGACCAAAATGGTTGCTGCTTCGCGAAAATTCGAGCAGGAACGTATGTTGGTGCTAAGAGATATATGGAGGAACGCGTGTAAAGCTGTCTATGTGTCCCTCGAGAAGACAAGAGTTGATGGGGAAGAGGTTTATTGTATCGATTTGACATATGACAATGCACCGGAGGAGGCGAAGAAGGATAATACGCATGTGCCCAAGGAGACAAAGTTGGCAGCACGACAAGCAAGAACGACATAG
- the BCHE_1 gene encoding Cholinesterase → MKSSLVLSSLSIAAITQVIAQPKNSTGLIANTRQGPLSGIEVHSKVNAFLGVPYAQPPLGSLRFEPPQPPLNRASDGHSNVLNATKFGPVCHQFHYRTIIGDSLVETSGLSEDCLTLNVFVPRHAFRRKNGLLPVFVWSYGGAFGEGGASMPLFNPTQFVAENKDVIVVTWNYRLNIFGFPNTPALGAQNLGLRDQRAALEWLRDNIAAFGGDAHRITLGGQSAGADSGSAMIYSHMDDPIVSGLILQSGTVQIIGAATQNVDSEFVRVATSVGCANSADRLQELECMRTVNAEVLMRAISNKTLNAFGAPSGGTPMADNVTLFTMREYVHRGSAGKFAKIPTLMGHTKNEGDSILNWTEKCGVNKTLSDLATALIFNCNMALEAGFRYVHRVPTWRYRYAGVFPAVTPFPWARAYHQSDVPILMGTYNLLAQNKTREHHAATIGASRYLQQVFGAFIRDPSHGLEKMYQWPTFVPGLATLIDLFPNNTASAEFKISTQDEMCKDAPPFPWIEVLKAPPRC, encoded by the exons ATGAAATCATCGCTTGTACTATCGTCGCTTTCCATCGCCGCTATTACCCAAGTAATAGCACAGCCAAAAAACAGCACAGGTCTCATCGCAAATACCCGTCAAGGCCCTCTAAGCGGTATTGAAGTACATAGTAAGGTCAACGCATTCCTGGGGGTTCCATACGCTCAACCTCCTCTTGGTTCCCTACGTTTTGAACCACCCCAGCCGCCATTAAACCGCGCCTCAGATGGACATTCCAACGTCTTGAACGCTACCAAGTTTGGACCGGTTTGCCACCAGTTTCACTACAGGACAATCATAGGAGACTCTCTTGTTGAAACGTCTGGGCTATCCGAAGATTGCCTGACTTTGAATGTATTCGTACCCCGGCATGCCTTTCGCCGCAAGAATGGACTATTGCCAGTATTTGTCTGGTCATACGGAGGCGCATTTGGTGAAGGAGGCGCGAGCATGCCGCTCTTCAACCCGACCCAGTTTGTCGCGGAAAATAAAGATGTTATCGTGGTGACATGGAA CTATCGACTGAACATCTTTGGCTTTCCAAACACCCCAGCCTTGGGAGCTCAGAATCTTGgcttgagggaccaaagaGCCGCTTTGGAATGGCTACGCGATAACATTGCTGCATTCGGTGGTGATGCACACAGAATCACCCTCGGCGGCCAGTCCGCCGGCGCGGACAGCGGTAGTGCAATGATTTACTCACACATGGACGATCCCATTGTTTCTGGACTCATACTTCAGAGCGGCACTGTTCAAATCATTGGGGCGGCCACGCAGAACGTTGACTCTGAGTTTGTGCGAGTTGCCACGTCAGTGGGCTGTGCCAACAGCGCGGACCGGCTGCAGGAACTAGAATGCATGAGAACAGTAAACGCCGAGGTACTAATGCGtgccatctccaacaagACGTTGAACGCATTTGGCGCTCCGTCGGGGGGGACTCCCATGGCGGACAATGTCACTCTGTTCACGATGCGGGAATATGTCCATCGTGGCTCGGCAGGCAAGTTTGCCAAGATT CCAACTCTAATGGGACACACCAAGAACGAAGGCGACTCTATCCTGAACTGGACTGAAAAGTGCGGTGTGAACAAAACTCTTTCTGACTTGGCAACGGCACTCATTTTTAATTGCAACATGGCACTGGAAGCAGG GTTTAGATATGTCCATCGCGTGCCTACATGGCGGTATCGGTATGCTGGCGTTTTCCCTGCTGTGACGCCGTTCCCTTGGGCACGGGCATACCACCAAT CGGATGTTCCCATTCTAATGGGTACATACAATCTGCTTGCACAGAACAAGACTCGGGAGCACCATGCAGCGACTATCGGGGCATCTCGCTATCTGCAGCAAGTGTTTGGTGCCTTTATCAGAGACCCGTCTCACGGCCTTGAAAAGATGTATCAATGGCCGACCTTTGTGCCGGGCCTGGCTACCTTGATTGATCTGTTTCCCAACAACACGGCTTCTGCTGAGTTCAAGATCTCGACGCAGGATGAGATGTGTAAGGATGCGCCTCCATTCCCTTGGATAGAGGTTCTCAAGGCTCCTCCTCGTTGCTAG
- the Acer3_0 gene encoding Alkaline ceramidase 3, with product MGHHNIRFDGDAHSLGGAWSPPTSRANFCEEDYALTLYVAEFINSLTNLAYVHLALRYMYGPGSAGLLAPKIDFMSASLFVLGIGSFLFHASLRQTLEFADEFSMLGLTWAMLQATLTTGQSRTKSRLVSTGLAVCFASFAIFYLQSPKIIYQVIAFVACVFVLILRAQYLLYWLQPALPEVKRRDWNKRTWNAVFLCVLGYFLWNIDLEYCAALRSIRQQLGLPWAWLFELHGWWHVLTAIGAAQCMNVAREVRQEVERGQKRE from the exons ATGGGCCACCACAATATTCGGTTTGACGGCGATGCCCATTCCCTCGGGGGAGCCTGGAGCCCGCCAACCAGCAGAGCAAA TTTCTGCGAAGAGGACTACGCCTTGACGCTCTACGTGGCCGAGTTTATCAACTCGCTGACGAACCTCGCCTATG TCCATCTCGCGCTCCGATACATGTACGGCCCAGGCAGCGCCGGCTTGCTCGCCCCCAAGATTGACTTCATGTCCGCGTCTCTCTTCGTCCTGGGCATTGGATCCTTCCTGTTCCACGCCAGTCTCCGCCAGACGCTCGAGTTTGCCGACGAGTTCTCCATGCTCGGCCTGACCTGGGCCATGCTCCAGGCCACCCTCACAACAGGCCAGTCTCGGACAAAATCTCGCCTCGTATCCACCGGCCTTGCCGTGTGCTTTGCATCTTTTGCCATCTTTTACCTGCAGTCGCCGAAAATCATTTACCAGGTCATCGCCTTTGTCGCATGCGTATTTGTACTCATCCTGCGAGCTCAGTACTTGCTCTACTGGCTACAACCGGCGCTGCCAGAAGTCAAGCGCCGTGACTGGAATAAGAGGACTTGGAACGCAGTCTTTCTCTGTGTGCTTGGGTATTTTCTCTGGAACATCGACCTAGAGTACTGCGCCGCCCTCAGGAGCATTAGGCAACAGCTTGGGCTGCCGTGGGCTTGGCTGTTTGAGCTTCATGGATGGTGGCACGTCCTGacggccattggcgccgctCAGTGTATGAATGTGGCAAGAGAGGTGCGCCAAGAGGTGGAACGCGGGCAGAAGAGGGAATAA